The Lonsdalea populi genome window below encodes:
- the ampE gene encoding beta-lactamase regulator AmpE, translated as MTLFTLLLVLGWERLFKQGERWQLDHHFAVRLRHLSSPSLIQTLLLSLASMAMTSLLMWVVSGWLFGLPMLILWVIIGLLCVGAGEMRLHYHCYLQAAQRGEADAERQMSAELALIHGLPVGASESERLKELQNALLWINFRYYLAPLFWFVVAGPYGPIALVGYACLRAHQTMLARYHTPLERANSGVDTLLHWLDWIPVRLAGAAYALLGHGEKALPAWFSALLDFHSTQYWVLTRLAQFSLAREPHIDPLATPAAAVKLAKKVTLVIVVVVALLTIYGALI; from the coding sequence CTGTTTAAACAGGGTGAGCGCTGGCAGTTGGATCACCATTTCGCGGTAAGGCTGAGGCATCTGTCTTCACCGTCTTTGATACAAACCCTGCTTTTGTCGCTGGCGAGTATGGCAATGACCTCGCTGCTGATGTGGGTTGTCAGCGGCTGGCTGTTCGGCCTGCCGATGCTGATTCTTTGGGTCATTATTGGTCTGCTCTGCGTAGGGGCGGGCGAAATGAGGCTGCACTATCACTGTTATTTGCAGGCGGCTCAACGCGGTGAAGCGGATGCGGAACGCCAGATGTCTGCTGAGTTGGCGCTGATTCATGGCTTACCGGTGGGTGCCAGCGAATCGGAAAGGCTTAAGGAGCTACAGAACGCTTTGTTGTGGATTAATTTCCGCTATTACCTGGCTCCGCTGTTCTGGTTTGTGGTCGCCGGACCTTATGGACCCATTGCACTGGTCGGTTATGCCTGCCTGAGGGCGCATCAAACAATGCTTGCTCGTTACCACACGCCGTTGGAACGAGCTAATTCTGGTGTTGACACATTATTGCATTGGCTGGACTGGATCCCCGTGCGGTTGGCTGGGGCGGCTTATGCGTTGCTGGGGCACGGCGAAAAAGCGCTGCCCGCCTGGTTCTCCGCCTTACTGGATTTTCACAGTACCCAGTATTGGGTGCTGACCCGGTTGGCTCAATTTTCTTTGGCGCGGGAGCCCCACATTGATCCTTTGGCAACGCCGGCCGCGGCCGTGAAATTAGCGAAAAAGGTGACGCTGGTAATTGTCGTGGTGGTGGCGCTATTGACTATCTACGGCGCGCTGATATGA
- a CDS encoding amino acid permease, whose translation MQNQQDGTLKRGLKNRHIQLIALGGAVGTGLFLGIAQTIKMAGPSVLLGYAIGGIIAFFIMRQLGEMSVEEPVAGSFSHFAYKYWGNFAGFASGWNYWVLYVLVAMAELSAVGIYVQYWWPGIPTWVSAAVFFMVINAINLANVKIYGEMEFWFALIKVAAIIGMIAFGGWLLLSGQGGPEATVTNLWNQGGFFPNGIMGLVMAMAVIMFSFGGLELVGITAAEADDPEKSIPRATNQVIYRILIFYIGSLTILLSLYPWGKVVEGGSPFVMIFHELNSDVVATILNIVVLTAALSVYNSCVYCNSRMLYGLSKQGNGPKALSTVDARGVPVIAIAISALATAFCVLINYLIPGKALELLMALVVSALVINWAMISLAHIKFRQHKDREGIETKFKALLYPFGNYLCLLFMAGILVIMALTPGIRISVILIPFWLAVLGCGYWLKQRKQAK comes from the coding sequence ATGCAAAATCAACAAGACGGAACGCTAAAGCGTGGATTAAAAAACCGTCATATACAGTTGATTGCCCTCGGCGGTGCAGTGGGAACGGGACTGTTTCTCGGTATCGCACAGACAATCAAGATGGCGGGACCTTCGGTTCTCCTGGGCTACGCTATTGGCGGTATTATCGCGTTTTTCATCATGCGGCAGTTGGGAGAGATGTCGGTTGAGGAACCTGTCGCAGGATCTTTCAGCCACTTCGCCTATAAATATTGGGGTAACTTTGCCGGGTTCGCCTCAGGGTGGAACTATTGGGTGCTGTACGTTCTCGTGGCAATGGCCGAGCTCAGCGCCGTCGGCATCTACGTTCAGTATTGGTGGCCAGGTATTCCAACCTGGGTTTCCGCCGCCGTCTTTTTCATGGTCATCAACGCCATCAACCTCGCTAACGTGAAGATTTACGGAGAAATGGAGTTCTGGTTCGCCCTGATTAAGGTGGCCGCCATCATCGGCATGATCGCTTTTGGCGGCTGGCTGTTACTCAGCGGACAGGGTGGCCCCGAAGCCACGGTAACCAACCTGTGGAATCAAGGGGGGTTCTTCCCAAACGGGATCATGGGCCTGGTCATGGCGATGGCGGTTATCATGTTCTCCTTCGGCGGTCTGGAGCTAGTCGGCATCACCGCCGCTGAAGCGGATGATCCTGAAAAAAGCATTCCTCGCGCCACTAATCAGGTGATCTACCGCATCCTGATTTTCTATATCGGCTCTCTGACGATTCTGCTGTCACTGTACCCGTGGGGCAAAGTAGTCGAAGGCGGCAGTCCCTTCGTCATGATTTTCCATGAGCTGAACAGCGACGTGGTCGCGACGATCCTGAACATCGTGGTACTGACGGCCGCGCTTTCGGTCTATAACAGCTGCGTGTATTGCAACAGCCGCATGCTGTATGGCCTGTCTAAACAAGGTAATGGTCCCAAAGCGCTGAGCACGGTGGATGCGCGCGGCGTACCTGTCATCGCTATTGCTATTTCAGCGTTGGCGACAGCCTTCTGCGTACTGATCAACTATCTCATTCCCGGCAAAGCGTTGGAATTGCTGATGGCGCTGGTCGTCTCGGCTCTGGTCATCAACTGGGCCATGATCAGCTTGGCGCACATTAAATTTCGCCAGCATAAAGATCGTGAAGGCATAGAAACCAAATTCAAGGCGCTGCTTTACCCCTTCGGCAACTACCTGTGCTTACTGTTCATGGCAGGAATTCTGGTGATTATGGCCCTGACGCCGGGCATTCGTATTTCCGTCATCCTGATCCCATTCTGGTTAGCGGTGCTGGGATGCGGTTACTGGCTGAAGCAACGTAAGCAGGCTAAATAA
- the pdhR gene encoding pyruvate dehydrogenase complex transcriptional repressor PdhR, producing MAYSKIRQPKLSDVIEQQLEFLILEGTLRPGEKLPPERELAKQFEVSRPSLREAIQRLEGKGLLLRRQGGGTFVQTNLWHSVSDPLAELLSNHPESQFDLLETRHALEGIAAYYAALRGTESDLQRIRECHLLIEQARDSGDLAAESEAVMHYQVAVTEATHNVVLLHLLRCMGPVLEQNVRQNFELLYLSREVLAKVSSHRARIFEAIVAREPEQAREASHRHLAFIEEILLELNREHSRRERSLRRLQQRKD from the coding sequence ATGGCATACAGCAAGATCCGTCAGCCCAAACTATCAGATGTTATTGAACAGCAACTGGAGTTTCTGATCCTGGAAGGGACTTTGCGGCCTGGTGAAAAACTTCCTCCGGAACGTGAGCTCGCCAAACAGTTTGAGGTATCACGTCCTTCTCTCAGAGAGGCCATTCAACGACTTGAAGGCAAAGGACTGTTGCTGCGCCGTCAGGGCGGCGGCACGTTTGTCCAGACTAATTTGTGGCATAGCGTCAGCGACCCGCTGGCCGAGCTGCTTAGCAATCATCCTGAATCACAGTTCGATCTTCTTGAAACACGTCACGCATTGGAAGGCATTGCCGCTTATTACGCGGCGTTGCGCGGTACTGAGTCCGATTTGCAACGCATTCGGGAATGTCATCTTTTGATCGAACAAGCGCGTGATTCCGGCGATCTGGCCGCGGAATCAGAAGCCGTTATGCACTATCAGGTCGCGGTGACGGAAGCGACGCATAACGTGGTCCTGCTGCATCTGTTGCGATGCATGGGACCTGTGCTGGAACAGAACGTAAGACAGAATTTCGAATTGCTCTACCTAAGTCGCGAAGTGCTGGCCAAGGTGAGTAGTCATCGCGCCAGGATTTTTGAGGCGATAGTCGCTCGTGAGCCGGAGCAGGCGCGCGAAGCTTCACACCGTCATCTGGCGTTTATAGAGGAAATATTGCTGGAACTGAACCGGGAACACAGCCGGCGAGAGCGCTCATTGCGTCGGCTCCAGCAACGCAAGGACTAG
- the aceE gene encoding pyruvate dehydrogenase (acetyl-transferring), homodimeric type, whose translation MSERLNSDVDPIETRDWLQAIESVIREEGVERAQFLIDQVLSEARKGGVKTAAGSASSSYINSIAVEDEPAYPGNLDLERRIRSTIRWNAVMTVLRASKKDLELGGHMASYQSSATFYEVCFNHFFRARNAQDGGDLVYFQGHISPGVYARAFVEGRLTEEQMNNFRQEVHGHGLSSYPHPKLMPEFWQFPTVSMGLGPIGAIYQAKFLKYLEHRGLKDTSKQTVYAFLGDGEMDEPESKGAITIATREKLDNLVFVINCNLQRLDGPVTGNGKIINELEGVFGGAGWEVIKVIWGGRWDELLRKDTSGKLIQLMNETVDGDYQTFKSKNGAYVREHFFGKYPETAELVKDWTDDEIWALNRGGHDPKKVYAALKKAQDTKGKPIVILAHTIKGYGMGDAAEGKNIAHQVKKINMEGVRYFRDRFNVPVKDEELEKLPLLTFDKDSEEYKYLHERRQALEGYVPSRQPNFSGSLDLPTLEDFGPLLEEQNKEISTTIAFVRALNVMLKNKSIKDRLVPIIADEARTFGMEGLFRQIGIYSPNGQQYTPQDREQVAYYKEDEKGQILQEGINELGAGASWLAAATSYSTNDLPMIPFYIYYSMFGFQRIGDLCWAAGDQQARGFLIGGTSGRTTLNGEGLQHEDGHSHIQSLTIPNCISYDPAFAYEVAVIMHDGLHRMYGEAQENVYYYITTLNENYHMPAMPQGAEDGIRKGIYKLETVEGSKGKVQLLGSGSILRHVREAAVILSKDYGIGSDVYSVTSFTELARDGQDCERWNMLHPAETPRVPYIAQVMSEAPAVASTDYMKLFAEQVRTYIPASDYRVLGTDGFGRSDSRENLRHHFEVDASYVVVAALGELAKRGEVEASEVAEAIKKFNIDPEKVNPRLA comes from the coding sequence ATGTCAGAACGTTTGAACAGTGACGTGGATCCGATCGAAACGCGTGACTGGCTGCAGGCGATCGAATCGGTTATCCGTGAAGAAGGTGTTGAGCGCGCGCAGTTCCTGATTGATCAGGTTCTGAGTGAAGCACGTAAAGGCGGCGTAAAAACGGCTGCCGGCAGCGCAAGCAGCAGTTACATCAACAGCATCGCCGTTGAAGACGAACCTGCCTATCCGGGCAACCTTGATCTGGAGCGCCGTATTCGTTCAACGATACGTTGGAATGCGGTCATGACCGTACTGCGCGCTTCTAAGAAAGATTTGGAGCTGGGCGGCCACATGGCGTCCTATCAGTCCTCCGCCACCTTCTACGAAGTGTGCTTCAACCACTTCTTCCGCGCACGCAACGCGCAGGATGGCGGCGATTTGGTTTACTTCCAGGGACATATCTCCCCCGGCGTCTACGCTCGCGCATTTGTCGAAGGTCGTCTGACCGAAGAGCAGATGAATAACTTCCGTCAGGAAGTACACGGTCACGGCCTGTCTTCCTATCCGCACCCGAAACTGATGCCTGAATTCTGGCAGTTTCCGACCGTTTCCATGGGGCTGGGGCCTATCGGCGCCATCTACCAGGCCAAATTCCTCAAATACCTGGAACACCGTGGTCTGAAAGACACCTCTAAACAGACTGTCTACGCCTTCCTGGGCGACGGTGAGATGGATGAGCCGGAATCTAAAGGTGCCATCACCATCGCCACCCGTGAAAAACTGGATAACCTAGTCTTCGTCATCAACTGCAACCTGCAGCGTCTGGACGGACCGGTTACCGGTAACGGCAAGATCATCAACGAGCTGGAAGGCGTGTTCGGCGGCGCTGGCTGGGAAGTGATCAAGGTCATCTGGGGCGGTCGCTGGGATGAGCTGCTGCGTAAAGACACCAGCGGTAAGCTGATTCAGCTGATGAACGAAACCGTGGATGGCGACTACCAGACCTTCAAATCGAAAAACGGCGCCTACGTGCGTGAGCACTTCTTCGGTAAATATCCGGAAACCGCAGAGCTGGTCAAAGACTGGACCGACGATGAAATCTGGGCGCTGAACCGCGGCGGCCACGATCCGAAGAAAGTCTATGCCGCACTGAAAAAAGCGCAGGACACCAAGGGCAAACCGATCGTTATTCTGGCGCATACCATCAAGGGTTACGGTATGGGTGATGCGGCCGAAGGCAAGAACATCGCTCACCAGGTCAAGAAGATCAACATGGAAGGCGTTCGCTACTTCCGCGATCGTTTCAACGTGCCGGTCAAGGACGAAGAGCTGGAAAAACTGCCTCTGCTGACCTTCGACAAAGATTCTGAAGAGTACAAATACCTGCACGAACGTCGTCAGGCGCTGGAAGGCTACGTGCCGTCCCGTCAGCCTAACTTCAGCGGTTCTTTGGATCTGCCGACGCTGGAAGACTTTGGTCCGCTGCTGGAAGAGCAGAACAAAGAGATCTCCACCACCATCGCTTTCGTGCGTGCCCTGAACGTGATGCTGAAGAATAAGTCGATCAAAGATCGTCTGGTGCCGATCATCGCGGATGAAGCGCGTACCTTCGGTATGGAAGGTCTGTTCCGTCAGATCGGTATCTACAGCCCGAACGGCCAGCAGTACACCCCGCAGGACCGTGAGCAGGTGGCGTACTACAAAGAAGACGAGAAAGGTCAGATTCTGCAGGAAGGGATCAACGAACTGGGCGCCGGCGCGTCCTGGCTGGCGGCGGCAACGTCCTACAGCACCAACGACCTGCCGATGATTCCGTTCTACATTTACTACTCCATGTTCGGGTTCCAGCGTATCGGCGACCTGTGCTGGGCAGCTGGCGACCAGCAGGCGCGCGGCTTCCTGATTGGAGGGACCTCCGGTCGTACTACGCTGAACGGCGAAGGTTTGCAGCATGAAGATGGCCACAGCCACATTCAGTCTCTGACTATCCCTAACTGTATTTCCTACGATCCGGCTTTCGCCTACGAAGTTGCTGTCATCATGCATGACGGTCTGCACCGTATGTACGGCGAAGCGCAAGAGAACGTTTATTATTACATTACGACGCTGAACGAAAACTACCACATGCCGGCTATGCCGCAGGGCGCCGAAGACGGCATCCGCAAAGGTATTTACAAGCTGGAAACGGTAGAAGGCAGCAAAGGCAAGGTACAGCTGCTGGGCTCCGGCTCCATCCTGCGCCATGTCCGCGAAGCTGCGGTGATCCTGTCCAAGGACTACGGCATCGGTTCCGACGTCTACAGCGTGACTTCCTTCACCGAACTGGCTCGCGACGGTCAGGACTGCGAACGTTGGAACATGCTGCACCCGGCCGAAACGCCGCGCGTACCGTACATCGCTCAGGTGATGAGCGAAGCGCCAGCCGTCGCTTCTACCGACTACATGAAGCTGTTCGCCGAGCAGGTACGTACTTACATCCCGGCCAGCGACTATCGCGTTCTGGGGACGGACGGCTTCGGTCGCTCTGACAGCCGTGAGAACCTGCGTCACCACTTCGAAGTGGATGCGTCTTACGTGGTTGTCGCCGCATTGGGCGAGCTGGCTAAACGCGGCGAAGTTGAAGCTTCTGAAGTGGCTGAAGCCATTAAGAAATTCAACATCGACCCTGAGAAAGTTAACCCGCGTCTGGCATAA
- the aceF gene encoding pyruvate dehydrogenase complex dihydrolipoyllysine-residue acetyltransferase, giving the protein MAIEINVPDIGSDEVEVTEVMVKVGDTVEAEQSLITVEGDKASMEVPSPQAGVVKEIKIAVGDKVSTGSLIMVFDSADSAAEAPAPAAAQPEAAQAAPAAASAVKEVEVPDIGGDEVEVTEVMVKVGDSVEAEQSLITVEGDKASMEVPAPFAGTVKEIKIATGDKVKTGSLIMVFEVAGAAPAAQASQPAAAPAAASTGSAAKDVNVPDIGGDEVEVTEVMVSVGDKVTAEQSLITVEGDKASMEVPAPFAGTVKEIKIATGDKVKTGSLIMVFEVEGAAPAAAAKTEASAAPAPAKAAPAAAPAAASSSAKGEFAENDAYVHATPVIRRLAREFGVNLAKVKGTGRKGRILREDVQAYVKDAVKRAESAPAAGGSLPGLLPWPKVDFSKFGEVEEVELGRIQKISGANLHRNWVMIPHVTQFDEADITEVEAFRKQQNVEAEKKKLDVKITPVVFIMKAVAKALEEFPRFNSSLSEDGQRLTLKKYVNVGVAVDTPNGLVVPVFRDVNKKGIVELSRELMEISKKARAGKLTASDMQGGCFTISSLGGLGTTAFTPIVNAPEVAILGVSKSATKPVWNGKEFTPRLMLPLSLSFDHRVIDGADGARFISFINNVMSDIRRLVM; this is encoded by the coding sequence ATGGCTATCGAAATCAATGTTCCGGATATCGGTTCGGACGAAGTTGAAGTCACCGAAGTAATGGTGAAAGTCGGCGACACTGTTGAAGCAGAGCAGTCGCTGATTACGGTGGAAGGCGATAAGGCCTCCATGGAAGTGCCTTCCCCTCAGGCGGGCGTGGTGAAAGAAATCAAGATTGCCGTCGGCGACAAAGTCTCCACCGGTTCTCTGATCATGGTCTTTGATTCGGCAGACAGCGCGGCGGAAGCGCCGGCGCCGGCAGCAGCGCAGCCGGAAGCGGCTCAGGCCGCTCCGGCTGCGGCTAGCGCAGTGAAAGAGGTCGAAGTGCCTGACATCGGCGGCGATGAAGTCGAAGTGACCGAAGTGATGGTAAAAGTCGGCGACAGCGTTGAAGCGGAACAGTCTCTGATCACCGTGGAAGGCGACAAAGCCTCTATGGAAGTTCCGGCGCCGTTCGCAGGCACGGTCAAAGAAATTAAGATCGCCACGGGCGACAAGGTGAAAACTGGCTCTCTGATCATGGTGTTTGAAGTGGCAGGCGCTGCGCCAGCCGCACAGGCTAGCCAGCCGGCCGCTGCTCCGGCCGCCGCCAGCACGGGTTCTGCCGCAAAAGACGTCAACGTCCCGGACATCGGCGGCGACGAAGTCGAAGTCACCGAAGTGATGGTCAGCGTAGGCGACAAAGTCACGGCAGAACAGTCTCTGATCACCGTGGAAGGCGACAAGGCTTCTATGGAAGTTCCGGCGCCGTTCGCAGGCACGGTCAAAGAGATCAAAATCGCCACGGGCGACAAGGTGAAAACCGGCTCCCTGATCATGGTGTTTGAGGTCGAAGGCGCAGCCCCGGCTGCGGCAGCGAAAACCGAAGCGAGTGCCGCGCCAGCTCCAGCTAAAGCCGCACCTGCCGCTGCTCCGGCTGCGGCCAGCTCCAGCGCGAAGGGCGAGTTCGCTGAGAACGACGCTTACGTGCACGCGACCCCGGTCATCCGTCGTCTGGCGCGCGAGTTCGGCGTCAATCTGGCGAAGGTGAAAGGGACAGGTCGTAAAGGCCGTATCCTGCGCGAGGACGTACAGGCTTACGTGAAAGACGCGGTGAAACGCGCTGAATCCGCTCCGGCGGCGGGCGGTTCTCTGCCGGGTCTGCTGCCTTGGCCGAAGGTCGATTTCAGCAAGTTTGGCGAAGTCGAAGAGGTGGAACTGGGCCGTATTCAGAAGATCTCCGGCGCCAACCTGCATCGCAACTGGGTGATGATCCCGCACGTGACGCAGTTCGACGAAGCGGATATCACCGAAGTCGAAGCGTTCCGCAAACAGCAGAACGTGGAAGCCGAGAAGAAGAAACTGGACGTGAAGATCACGCCCGTCGTGTTCATCATGAAAGCCGTCGCGAAAGCGCTGGAAGAGTTCCCGCGTTTCAACAGCTCGCTGTCCGAAGACGGTCAGCGCCTGACGCTGAAAAAATACGTCAACGTCGGTGTTGCGGTTGATACCCCGAACGGTCTGGTCGTGCCGGTGTTCCGCGATGTGAACAAAAAAGGCATCGTCGAACTGTCTCGCGAGCTGATGGAGATCTCCAAAAAAGCCCGCGCAGGCAAGCTGACGGCTTCCGACATGCAGGGCGGATGCTTTACCATTTCCAGCTTGGGCGGTCTTGGCACCACGGCGTTTACGCCGATCGTCAACGCGCCGGAAGTGGCTATCCTTGGCGTCTCCAAATCGGCGACCAAGCCGGTCTGGAACGGCAAAGAGTTCACGCCGCGCCTGATGCTGCCACTGTCTCTGTCATTCGACCACCGTGTTATCGACGGTGCGGACGGCGCGCGTTTCATCAGCTTCATCAACAATGTGATGTCTGATATTCGTCGTCTGGTGATGTAA